The Streptomyces albofaciens JCM 4342 genome has a segment encoding these proteins:
- a CDS encoding YfcC family protein — MTTRVPAPAQPGPGGAPAAPPEAGPKRRLRFPSAFTVLALVTVAVWALTFVIPAGRYETKDGAPVPGTYHRVELPTGFGDRLKDLFLSPVNGLYGVTDAGTGLTAPGGEGAFFGAAGVFLFVLAVGAFITVTLRTGALTSGVARLAERLTRHRTLLLVVLTALFSLGGTTYGMAEETLGFYGLMIPLVLKLGYDRMVGAAVIMVGAGVGTLASTVNPFATGVASDSAGIGTGDGIVLRLLMWAVLTALAAGYVVRYANRVLKEPARSLVAPLPEDAGLRREGSAAEPLTGRQRAVLALFAATFLFMIFAVIPWAGLHLGFLPTLGWYFPELAALFIVASVVVGLIGGLGEKGTTGAVVAGAGDFIGAAMIIMLARGVTVIMNNASVTDTILNALHSAVSGTSSGFFTVLMFLVNLPLAFFVPSSSGHAALAMPILAPLADFAGVGRAMVVTAYQSASGWINLITPTSAVVMGGLALAKVRYDRYLRFVAPLMAVLLAAVIGFMLLGAVLG; from the coding sequence ATGACCACCCGCGTCCCCGCCCCGGCGCAGCCCGGACCGGGCGGTGCACCCGCCGCCCCGCCGGAAGCGGGCCCCAAGCGCCGGCTCCGGTTCCCCTCGGCGTTCACCGTCCTGGCGCTCGTCACCGTCGCTGTGTGGGCCCTGACCTTCGTGATCCCAGCCGGGCGGTACGAGACCAAGGACGGCGCGCCCGTCCCCGGCACGTACCACCGGGTCGAGCTGCCCACGGGTTTCGGGGACCGGCTCAAGGACCTGTTCCTGTCGCCCGTCAACGGGCTGTACGGCGTCACGGACGCGGGCACCGGACTGACCGCGCCGGGTGGCGAGGGGGCCTTCTTCGGTGCCGCGGGCGTCTTCCTCTTCGTTCTCGCGGTCGGCGCCTTCATCACCGTCACGCTGCGCACCGGCGCCCTGACCAGCGGAGTGGCTCGCCTGGCCGAGCGCCTGACCCGGCACCGCACGCTCCTGCTCGTGGTCCTGACGGCCCTGTTCTCCCTCGGGGGCACCACCTACGGCATGGCCGAGGAGACCCTCGGCTTCTACGGGCTGATGATCCCGCTGGTGCTCAAACTGGGCTACGACCGGATGGTCGGCGCCGCGGTGATCATGGTGGGGGCCGGGGTGGGCACCCTCGCCTCGACCGTCAACCCCTTCGCGACCGGTGTCGCCTCCGACAGCGCCGGCATCGGCACCGGTGACGGCATCGTGCTGCGGCTGCTGATGTGGGCCGTCCTGACGGCGCTGGCCGCCGGTTACGTGGTGCGCTACGCCAACCGGGTGCTCAAGGAGCCGGCCCGCTCCCTGGTCGCCCCGCTGCCGGAGGACGCCGGGCTGCGGAGGGAGGGATCGGCCGCCGAACCGCTGACCGGGCGTCAGCGGGCCGTGCTCGCCCTGTTCGCGGCGACGTTCCTCTTCATGATCTTCGCCGTCATTCCCTGGGCCGGCCTGCACCTCGGCTTCCTGCCGACGCTCGGCTGGTACTTCCCCGAACTGGCGGCGCTGTTCATCGTGGCGTCCGTCGTGGTCGGCCTGATCGGCGGGCTCGGCGAGAAGGGCACGACCGGCGCCGTCGTGGCGGGCGCCGGTGACTTCATCGGAGCGGCGATGATCATCATGCTGGCCCGCGGCGTGACCGTCATCATGAACAACGCCAGTGTCACCGACACGATCCTCAACGCCCTCCACAGCGCGGTCTCGGGCACCTCCTCGGGCTTCTTCACCGTGCTGATGTTCCTGGTCAACCTGCCGCTGGCGTTCTTCGTGCCCTCGTCCTCCGGACACGCGGCCCTGGCCATGCCCATCCTCGCCCCGCTCGCCGACTTCGCCGGCGTCGGCCGGGCCATGGTGGTCACCGCCTACCAGTCGGCCTCCGGCTGGATCAATCTCATCACCCCGACCTCCGCCGTCGTCATGGGCGGCCTCGCCCTGGCCAAGGTGCGCTACGACCGCTACCTGCGCTTCGTGGCCCCCCTCATGGCCGTCCTGCTGGCCGCGGTCATCGGGTTCATGCTGCTCGGAGCGGTCCTCGGCTGA
- a CDS encoding carbamate kinase: MRVVVALGGNALLRRGDCPDAAVQHANVKAAVAALAPLAHQHELVITHGNGPQVGLLALQSAADRSLTSPYPFDVLGAETQGMIGYWLLQSLQNALPGRQVCALLNQTLVSSADPAFTRPTKFVGPVYGREEAEALAASRGWTVRQDGTHWRRVVPSPDPQRVVETRLIRLLLSSGAVAVCAGGGGVPVIRDENGQLTGVEAVVDKDLTAALLAEALDADALLLLTDVPQVVRGYGTKEADPIGHTTPPRLRAERFPAGSMGPKVEAVCRFVELTGGMAAIGSLDDAAALLDGTAGTVVTPSGRPFHNGAATPEDRP, from the coding sequence ATGCGCGTCGTCGTCGCCCTCGGCGGCAATGCCCTGCTGCGCAGGGGGGACTGCCCGGACGCGGCCGTCCAGCACGCCAACGTCAAGGCGGCCGTGGCCGCCCTGGCGCCCCTCGCCCACCAGCACGAGCTGGTGATCACCCACGGGAACGGACCGCAGGTCGGCCTGCTCGCCCTCCAGAGCGCCGCCGACCGCAGCCTCACCTCGCCCTACCCCTTCGACGTCCTCGGCGCCGAGACCCAGGGAATGATCGGTTACTGGCTGCTCCAGTCGCTGCAGAACGCCCTGCCCGGGCGCCAGGTGTGCGCCCTGCTCAACCAGACCCTCGTCTCCAGCGCGGATCCCGCCTTCACCCGCCCCACCAAGTTCGTCGGCCCCGTCTACGGCCGCGAGGAGGCCGAAGCGCTCGCCGCCTCGCGCGGCTGGACGGTACGGCAGGACGGGACGCACTGGCGCCGGGTGGTCCCCTCCCCCGACCCGCAGCGCGTGGTCGAGACCCGGCTGATCCGGCTGCTGCTCTCGTCCGGGGCCGTCGCCGTGTGCGCCGGTGGTGGCGGCGTCCCGGTCATCCGCGACGAGAACGGACAGCTCACCGGCGTGGAGGCGGTCGTGGACAAGGACCTGACCGCCGCCCTGCTCGCCGAGGCCCTGGACGCCGACGCGCTGCTGCTGCTCACCGACGTTCCCCAGGTCGTGCGCGGCTACGGCACGAAGGAGGCGGATCCCATCGGGCACACCACTCCCCCGCGGCTGCGGGCCGAGCGGTTCCCGGCGGGCTCGATGGGGCCGAAGGTGGAGGCGGTGTGCCGGTTCGTGGAACTGACCGGCGGCATGGCCGCCATCGGCTCCCTGGACGACGCGGCGGCGCTCCTCGACGGCACCGCCGGCACGGTCGTCACCCCCAGCGGCCGCCCGTTCCACAACGGCGCCGCGACTCCTGAGGACCGGCCATGA
- a CDS encoding HAD family hydrolase: MKTHHTTNRRHSSGPPLRPFSAVLIDVDLVLTDFATVRAAAWKRTFDTFLKEIVPPAPARIRPFDAAEDFRLHVDGRTSLDGALAFLDARGIDVPVGAPAAPAGWSSVHALVARADQVLEGYVRRYGVTARPGTVRLVRALRTRGIPVAAVSAVRHAGDLLDRAEAGDVFSAVLDPGKHTAPGLPGPPSPDLLVEWAHRLSVAPTRTAVLERSLPGVRAARRGRFGITVAVDESRAMRHAAELRQAGAELVARSPDELSGTLTALAEGRYAA, encoded by the coding sequence ATGAAAACGCACCACACTACGAACCGCCGTCACTCCTCCGGCCCGCCCCTGCGGCCGTTCAGCGCCGTGCTGATCGACGTCGATCTGGTGCTCACCGACTTCGCCACCGTACGGGCCGCCGCGTGGAAACGTACCTTCGACACGTTCCTCAAGGAGATCGTCCCACCCGCTCCCGCGCGCATCCGGCCTTTCGACGCCGCGGAGGACTTCCGGCTCCACGTCGACGGCCGAACGTCCCTCGACGGCGCCCTGGCCTTCCTCGACGCACGAGGCATCGACGTGCCCGTCGGCGCCCCCGCCGCCCCTGCGGGCTGGTCGTCGGTGCACGCCTTGGTGGCCCGCGCCGACCAGGTGCTCGAAGGCTATGTGCGCCGCTACGGGGTGACGGCGCGGCCGGGCACGGTCCGGCTGGTCCGGGCCCTGCGGACGCGCGGGATTCCCGTGGCGGCGGTGTCGGCCGTACGGCATGCCGGTGACCTGCTGGACCGCGCGGAGGCCGGGGACGTCTTCTCCGCTGTCCTCGACCCCGGCAAGCACACAGCGCCCGGCCTTCCGGGACCGCCGTCCCCGGACCTGCTGGTGGAATGGGCCCACCGCTTGAGCGTAGCCCCCACCCGCACGGCGGTACTCGAACGGTCTTTGCCCGGCGTACGGGCCGCCCGGCGTGGCCGGTTCGGCATCACCGTGGCCGTCGACGAATCCCGCGCCATGCGGCACGCAGCGGAGCTGCGGCAGGCCGGCGCCGAACTCGTCGCCCGCTCGCCAGACGAGTTGTCGGGCACCCTGACGGCCCTCGCCGAGGGGCGATACGCCGCCTGA
- a CDS encoding Rv1733c family protein — translation MRAANRWWRWRRSPLRRKVDAVDGWLGLVAALLLVAGAPTAGFCAASWSYEVQNQVMREQQRTRHPVTAELMQDVPEAVAQRDGTVGGRFPARVRWNAPDGSARTGETQVEVGKRKGAHITVWVLNDGRLTRKPLDHDDVLSAATATGVWAGVGSGAVVLSAAWWARRALDRRRLDAWDKEWAEIGPLWRRRTG, via the coding sequence ATGCGCGCTGCGAACAGGTGGTGGCGCTGGCGGCGTAGCCCGTTACGCCGCAAGGTCGACGCGGTCGACGGCTGGCTCGGCCTGGTGGCGGCGCTGCTGCTGGTCGCCGGCGCTCCGACGGCCGGATTCTGCGCCGCGTCCTGGTCCTACGAGGTGCAGAACCAGGTCATGCGGGAACAGCAGAGGACGCGTCATCCGGTGACAGCGGAGCTGATGCAGGACGTACCGGAGGCCGTGGCTCAGCGGGACGGCACAGTCGGTGGCCGTTTCCCGGCGAGGGTCCGGTGGAACGCGCCGGACGGATCGGCTCGCACCGGCGAGACGCAAGTGGAAGTCGGCAAGCGGAAAGGGGCACACATCACCGTGTGGGTCCTGAACGACGGCCGGCTCACCAGGAAACCCCTCGATCACGACGACGTACTGTCGGCTGCCACGGCGACCGGGGTGTGGGCCGGCGTCGGATCGGGCGCCGTCGTCCTCTCGGCCGCGTGGTGGGCACGCCGCGCGCTGGATCGCCGACGTCTCGACGCTTGGGACAAGGAGTGGGCCGAGATCGGGCCTCTGTGGCGCCGCAGGACGGGGTGA
- a CDS encoding universal stress protein, whose protein sequence is MSRAVTVGLDGSRESVAAAAWAADEALLRRLPLRLLHVWDLGPDVHTPLLGPDVRPYWAERMPRKVAERMRETHPDLETRTHQKCGEPAAVLCEAAQEDELLVLGSRGLGGLAGAMVGSVALSVVARTRFPVILVPVSDPESETAESRIRGGGSGDVVLGVDLAHRSDEALDFAFAHADRRGAALRVLHTWSPPPLYGTSPTAATAVVESEVTAVKEAALSELLEPWRRKYPEVPVTVRCRPGRAARDLVEAAREAGLVVVGRRARRAPVGPRIGSVAHAVLHRSPAPVAVVPHP, encoded by the coding sequence ATGTCCCGTGCTGTCACGGTCGGCCTCGACGGTTCCCGGGAGAGCGTCGCGGCCGCGGCCTGGGCCGCCGACGAGGCTCTGCTGCGGCGTCTTCCGCTCCGGCTGCTGCACGTGTGGGACCTCGGGCCGGACGTTCACACGCCGCTGCTCGGCCCCGACGTCCGGCCCTACTGGGCCGAGCGCATGCCCCGCAAGGTCGCGGAGCGGATGCGCGAGACGCATCCGGACCTGGAAACGCGGACGCACCAGAAGTGCGGCGAGCCCGCGGCCGTACTGTGCGAGGCGGCGCAAGAGGACGAACTGCTCGTTCTCGGCTCACGCGGCCTCGGTGGCCTGGCCGGCGCCATGGTCGGGTCCGTCGCCCTGTCCGTCGTCGCCCGTACGCGGTTCCCGGTGATCCTCGTACCTGTTTCGGACCCGGAATCGGAAACGGCCGAAAGCCGCATCCGTGGCGGGGGTTCCGGTGACGTCGTACTCGGCGTGGACCTCGCCCACCGGAGCGACGAAGCACTGGACTTCGCGTTCGCCCACGCCGACCGGCGCGGTGCGGCACTGCGGGTCCTGCACACCTGGAGCCCACCGCCTCTCTACGGCACTTCCCCCACAGCGGCCACGGCCGTGGTCGAGTCGGAGGTGACGGCCGTGAAGGAGGCGGCGCTGTCGGAGTTGCTGGAGCCGTGGCGGCGCAAGTATCCGGAGGTACCGGTCACCGTCCGGTGCCGGCCCGGCCGGGCGGCACGCGACCTCGTGGAAGCCGCCCGCGAGGCAGGACTCGTGGTAGTCGGCCGCCGCGCCCGCCGTGCGCCCGTCGGCCCCCGCATCGGCTCTGTCGCCCATGCCGTGCTGCACCGTTCCCCCGCTCCCGTGGCCGTTGTGCCCCACCCGTAA
- a CDS encoding phosphoketolase family protein codes for MSPAPGITDEELHALDAHWRAANYLAVGQIYLMDNPLLAEPLRPEHVKPRLLGHWGTSPGLNLVHTHLNRVIKARHLDALCVWGPGHGGPAVLANSWLEGSYTQTYPDIGRDAAGMARLFKQFSFPGGVPSHVAPETPGSIHEGGELGYSLAHAYGAAFDNPDLLVACVVGDGEAETGPLAASWHSTKFLDPVHDGAVLPILHLNGYKIANPTVLSRLPEPELDALLRGYGHEPIFVAGDEPLPVHRAMAAAMDTAVERIAAIQRAARDGSTSERAAWPMIVLRTPKGWTGPAEVDGLPVEGTWRSHQVPLATVRDHPDHLRQLEDWLRSYRPEELFDADGRPRPQVLECVPEGRRRLGATPHANGGLLLRRLPVPALERFAVPVDKPGATLHEPTRILGSLLQKVMADTAGRRDFRIVGPDETASNRLQAVYEASGKAWQAATADTDEHLDRHGRVLEILSEHTCQGWLEGYLLTGRHGLFSCYEAFVHIVDSMVNQHIKWLRVTRRLPWRRPIASLNYLLTSHVWRQDHNGFSHQDPGFIDHVLNKSPEVVRVYLPPDTNTLLSVAEHVLHSRDYVNVVVAGKQPCFDWLSLDAARAHCARGAGMWDWAGTDDGTREPDVVLACAGDVPTQEVLAAAGLLRQYLPELSVRVVNVVDLARLLPKEEHPHGMSDAEYDALFTPDKPVIFAYHGYPWLIHRLAYRRTGHAHLHVRGYKEIGTTTTPFDMVVTNDLDRYRLVMDVIDRVPGLAVRAAAVRQEMEDTRTRHHAWICEHGTDLPEVADWCWER; via the coding sequence ATGTCCCCCGCGCCCGGCATCACCGACGAAGAACTCCACGCGCTCGACGCCCACTGGCGCGCCGCCAACTACCTCGCCGTCGGCCAGATCTACCTCATGGACAACCCCCTGCTCGCCGAACCCCTGCGGCCCGAACACGTCAAGCCGCGGCTGCTCGGCCACTGGGGCACCTCACCCGGCCTCAACCTCGTGCACACCCACCTCAACCGGGTCATCAAGGCCCGGCACCTGGATGCGCTGTGCGTCTGGGGTCCGGGACACGGCGGGCCCGCGGTGCTGGCCAACTCCTGGCTGGAGGGCAGCTACACCCAGACGTATCCGGACATCGGCCGGGACGCCGCCGGCATGGCACGGCTGTTCAAACAGTTCTCCTTCCCCGGTGGCGTGCCCAGCCACGTCGCGCCCGAGACGCCCGGTTCCATACATGAGGGCGGCGAGCTGGGCTACTCCCTGGCGCACGCCTACGGCGCCGCCTTCGACAACCCCGATCTCCTGGTCGCCTGTGTCGTCGGCGACGGTGAGGCCGAGACCGGGCCGCTCGCGGCGTCCTGGCACTCCACCAAGTTCCTCGACCCGGTGCACGACGGCGCCGTGCTGCCGATCCTGCATCTGAACGGCTACAAGATCGCCAACCCGACCGTGCTGTCCCGGCTGCCCGAACCGGAACTCGACGCGCTGCTGCGGGGATACGGCCATGAGCCGATCTTCGTCGCCGGTGACGAGCCCCTGCCCGTCCACCGGGCCATGGCCGCCGCCATGGACACCGCCGTGGAGCGCATCGCGGCCATCCAGCGCGCGGCCCGCGACGGAAGCACCAGCGAGCGCGCCGCCTGGCCCATGATCGTGCTGCGCACCCCCAAGGGCTGGACCGGCCCCGCCGAGGTCGACGGGCTGCCCGTCGAAGGCACCTGGCGCTCCCATCAGGTACCGCTGGCCACCGTCCGCGACCACCCCGACCACCTGCGGCAGCTGGAGGACTGGCTGCGCTCGTACCGCCCGGAGGAACTGTTCGACGCCGACGGCCGGCCCCGGCCGCAGGTGCTGGAGTGCGTGCCGGAAGGGCGGCGCAGGCTCGGCGCCACCCCGCACGCCAACGGCGGTCTGCTGCTGCGCCGCCTGCCCGTACCGGCCCTGGAACGTTTCGCCGTGCCCGTCGACAAGCCCGGCGCGACCCTCCACGAACCCACCCGGATTCTCGGCAGCCTGCTGCAAAAGGTCATGGCGGACACCGCCGGCCGCCGCGACTTCCGCATCGTCGGACCCGACGAGACGGCCTCCAACCGCCTCCAGGCGGTCTACGAGGCCAGCGGCAAGGCGTGGCAGGCGGCGACGGCCGACACCGACGAACACCTCGACCGGCACGGCCGCGTCCTGGAGATCCTGTCCGAGCACACCTGCCAGGGCTGGCTGGAGGGCTACCTGCTCACCGGCCGCCACGGCCTGTTCTCCTGCTACGAGGCGTTCGTCCACATCGTCGACTCCATGGTCAATCAGCACATCAAGTGGCTGCGGGTGACCCGCCGCCTGCCCTGGCGCCGCCCCATCGCCTCGCTGAACTACCTGCTGACCTCCCACGTGTGGCGTCAGGACCACAACGGCTTCTCCCACCAGGACCCCGGCTTCATCGACCACGTCCTCAACAAGAGCCCCGAAGTCGTGCGCGTCTACCTGCCGCCGGACACCAACACCCTGCTCTCGGTGGCCGAACACGTCCTGCACAGCCGCGACTACGTCAACGTCGTGGTCGCCGGCAAACAGCCCTGCTTCGACTGGCTGAGCCTCGACGCGGCCCGCGCGCACTGTGCCCGTGGGGCGGGGATGTGGGACTGGGCGGGCACCGACGACGGCACCCGCGAGCCGGACGTGGTCCTGGCCTGCGCGGGCGACGTCCCCACCCAGGAAGTGCTGGCCGCCGCCGGGCTGTTGCGGCAGTACCTGCCGGAGCTTTCCGTACGCGTCGTCAACGTCGTGGACCTGGCCCGGCTGCTGCCGAAGGAGGAACACCCGCACGGCATGTCCGACGCGGAGTACGACGCCCTGTTCACCCCCGACAAGCCCGTCATCTTCGCCTACCACGGCTACCCCTGGCTCATCCACCGCCTCGCCTACCGCCGCACCGGGCACGCCCACCTGCACGTGCGCGGCTACAAGGAGATCGGCACCACTACGACGCCCTTCGACATGGTCGTCACCAACGACCTCGACCGCTACCGCCTGGTCATGGACGTCATCGACCGCGTTCCCGGCCTGGCGGTCCGGGCCGCCGCCGTACGCCAGGAAATGGAGGACACCCGCACCCGCCACCACGCCTGGATCTGCGAACACGGTACGGACCTGCCGGAAGTCGCCGACTGGTGCTGGGAACGGTGA
- a CDS encoding Gmad2 immunoglobulin-like domain-containing protein: protein MTNRIDQPHKLDLVGNPVRISGIGTGHEATLQYRVGDGHDEVTGHFSVGGGAGEHGQFQVQADVGRAAFKLDRLLVQVFEKSPKDGSEINLVSVPVIYGPRIVKGYYGYREHKVVKGDTLSSISKAFYGDASLFNRIVRANPDQISDPDKIMPGQVLRIPIGS, encoded by the coding sequence ATGACCAACCGCATCGATCAACCGCACAAACTCGACCTGGTCGGCAACCCGGTACGGATCAGCGGTATCGGCACCGGCCACGAGGCCACGCTCCAGTACCGCGTCGGCGACGGGCACGACGAAGTGACCGGCCACTTCAGCGTCGGCGGCGGCGCGGGAGAACACGGACAGTTCCAGGTCCAGGCCGACGTCGGACGCGCAGCATTCAAGCTCGACCGGCTGCTCGTCCAGGTCTTCGAGAAAAGCCCCAAGGACGGCAGTGAGATCAACCTGGTGTCGGTACCCGTGATCTACGGGCCGCGCATCGTGAAGGGCTACTACGGCTACCGCGAACACAAGGTGGTGAAGGGCGACACCCTGTCGTCCATCTCCAAGGCGTTCTACGGGGACGCGTCCCTGTTCAACCGCATCGTGCGGGCGAACCCCGACCAGATATCGGACCCCGACAAGATCATGCCGGGTCAGGTGCTGCGCATTCCCATCGGCTCCTGA